From Stenotrophomonas maltophilia, a single genomic window includes:
- a CDS encoding NAD(P) transhydrogenase subunit alpha, translating to MAVALLGIKETVPGERRVALTPETARKLGALGITVWYESGAGLAAGFTDAAYDDAGARAFDAQRWGEIDILLCVQAPPAGVLEKLKPGASVVGLLTPASDPALAALAAEDRLHLFPLQQLPRTTRAQAMDVLSSQAGMAGYKAALIAAERAPRFFPMLTTAAGTVRPAKVLVIGAGVAGLQAIATARRLGAQVEGFDVRPETREQIQSLGARFLDLGVSAAGEGGYARALTDEERAEQQRRLADHLRGVDVVICTAAVPGRPAPTIVTAAMVDGMATGSVIVDLAAESGGNCALTQPGQCIEHQGVTIDGPLGLASRGATQASEMYARNLLNFVALFVREGQLGFDWEDELLAKTRWQS from the coding sequence ATGGCCGTGGCGTTGCTGGGGATCAAGGAGACCGTGCCGGGCGAACGGCGCGTGGCGCTGACGCCGGAGACCGCGCGCAAGCTCGGTGCCCTGGGCATCACCGTCTGGTACGAAAGCGGTGCCGGCCTCGCGGCGGGTTTCACCGATGCCGCCTATGACGATGCCGGTGCCCGTGCGTTCGATGCGCAGCGCTGGGGCGAGATCGACATCCTGCTGTGCGTGCAGGCACCGCCTGCGGGGGTGCTGGAAAAGCTCAAGCCGGGTGCCAGCGTGGTCGGGTTGCTGACCCCGGCCAGCGATCCAGCCCTGGCTGCACTCGCTGCCGAGGATCGTCTGCACCTGTTCCCGCTGCAGCAGCTGCCGCGCACCACCCGTGCGCAGGCGATGGACGTGCTCAGTTCACAGGCCGGCATGGCCGGTTACAAGGCCGCGCTGATCGCCGCCGAGCGCGCGCCGCGCTTCTTCCCGATGCTGACCACCGCCGCCGGTACCGTGCGGCCGGCCAAGGTGCTGGTGATCGGTGCCGGCGTGGCCGGGTTGCAGGCGATTGCCACCGCGCGCCGGCTCGGCGCGCAGGTGGAGGGCTTCGACGTGCGCCCGGAAACCCGCGAGCAGATCCAGTCGCTGGGTGCGCGCTTCCTCGACCTGGGCGTGAGCGCGGCGGGTGAGGGCGGCTATGCGCGCGCGCTCACCGATGAGGAGCGCGCCGAACAGCAGCGCCGCCTGGCCGACCATCTGCGCGGCGTCGACGTGGTGATCTGCACGGCGGCAGTGCCGGGGCGCCCGGCACCGACGATCGTGACCGCCGCGATGGTGGACGGCATGGCCACCGGCAGCGTGATCGTGGACCTGGCGGCGGAGAGCGGCGGCAACTGCGCGCTGACCCAGCCGGGCCAGTGCATCGAGCATCAAGGGGTGACCATCGATGGCCCGCTGGGCCTGGCCAGTCGTGGTGCGACCCAGGCCAGCGAAATGTATGCGCGCAACCTGCTCAACTTCGTCGCGCTGTTCGTGCGCGAGGGCCAGCTCGGCTTCGATTGGGAAGACGAACTGCTGGCGAAGACGCGCTGGCAGTCGTGA
- a CDS encoding 5'-3' exonuclease, translated as MTLPAPAPSLYLVDASIYVFRAWHSLPDQFQDAQGWPTNAVHGFARFLLDLLERERPRHIAIAFDEALDSGFRHRLYAAYKANRDPAPEALKRQFVHCKALCAALGLVVLAHHDYEADDLIGSALHQHRHSHRGVIISADKDLSQLLLDHDEQWDYARNQRWDVAGVKARHGVHAHQIADYLALCGDAVDNIPGVSGVGSKSAAVLLAHFGSMDALYERLDEVPFLRLRGAAQMAVRLREQREHALLWRQLTTIALDAPLEGSQPGLLRQAADPELLGGLCQTLRFGPMTRRRLFDAAGVADPLPIHSEPA; from the coding sequence ATGACCCTGCCGGCACCGGCGCCCTCGCTGTACCTGGTTGATGCCAGCATCTATGTGTTCCGCGCCTGGCATTCGTTGCCGGACCAGTTCCAGGATGCACAGGGCTGGCCGACCAACGCCGTGCACGGCTTCGCCCGCTTCCTGCTGGACCTGCTTGAGCGCGAGCGCCCGCGGCACATCGCCATCGCCTTCGACGAAGCGCTCGACAGCGGCTTCCGCCACCGCCTGTACGCGGCCTACAAGGCCAACCGCGACCCGGCGCCGGAAGCACTCAAGCGCCAGTTCGTGCACTGCAAGGCACTGTGCGCCGCGCTGGGCCTGGTGGTGCTGGCCCATCATGACTACGAGGCCGATGACCTGATCGGCAGTGCCCTGCACCAGCACCGGCACAGCCATCGTGGCGTGATCATTTCCGCCGACAAGGACCTGTCGCAGCTGCTGCTCGATCACGACGAGCAGTGGGACTACGCGCGCAACCAGCGCTGGGACGTGGCCGGCGTCAAGGCGCGGCATGGCGTGCATGCGCACCAGATCGCCGATTACCTGGCGCTGTGCGGCGATGCGGTGGACAACATTCCCGGCGTCAGTGGTGTCGGCAGCAAGTCCGCCGCCGTGCTGCTGGCCCACTTCGGCAGCATGGATGCGCTGTACGAACGCCTGGACGAAGTGCCGTTCCTGCGCCTGCGCGGCGCCGCGCAGATGGCGGTGCGCCTGCGCGAGCAGCGCGAGCACGCCCTGCTGTGGCGCCAGCTGACCACCATCGCGCTGGATGCGCCGCTGGAAGGCAGCCAGCCCGGACTGCTGCGCCAGGCGGCCGACCCGGAGCTGCTCGGTGGCCTGTGCCAGACCCTGCGCTTCGGCCCGATGACCCGCCGCCGGCTGTTCGATGCCGCCGGCGTGGCCGACCCTCTTCCCATCCACAGCGAGCCCGCATGA
- a CDS encoding NUDIX hydrolase — protein sequence MSQRNTEAPRVVYEGKYQRMLVRGTWEYSERTHAGGLAAIIIAVTPEDKVLFVEQFRVPLQAPTIEMPAGLVGDIHAGESIEVSAVRELEEETGWTADHAEVLMIGPTSSGASSEKIAFVRATGLRRIGEGGGDDSEDITVHEIPRAQAAAWLVQKMGEGYELDAKLWAGLWMIEHHLDGRARG from the coding sequence ATGAGCCAGCGCAATACCGAAGCCCCGCGTGTCGTCTATGAAGGCAAGTACCAGCGCATGCTGGTGCGCGGCACCTGGGAATACAGCGAACGTACCCATGCCGGTGGCCTGGCGGCGATCATCATCGCCGTCACCCCCGAGGACAAGGTGCTGTTCGTCGAACAGTTCCGCGTGCCACTGCAGGCACCCACCATCGAGATGCCAGCCGGCCTGGTCGGCGACATCCATGCCGGCGAGTCGATCGAAGTCTCGGCCGTGCGTGAGCTGGAAGAAGAAACCGGCTGGACCGCCGATCACGCCGAAGTGCTGATGATCGGCCCGACCTCCTCCGGTGCCAGCAGCGAGAAGATCGCCTTCGTGCGCGCCACCGGCCTGCGCCGGATCGGCGAAGGCGGCGGCGATGACAGCGAGGACATCACCGTGCACGAGATTCCGCGCGCGCAGGCCGCGGCGTGGCTGGTGCAGAAGATGGGCGAAGGCTACGAGCTGGATGCCAAGCTGTGGGCCGGCCTGTGGATGATCGAGCACCACCTGGACGGGCGCGCGCGTGGCTGA
- a CDS encoding MFS transporter: protein MPPLKYPRWALTLLATAQLIIALDATIIFVALHDMGRALQINAQQLQWVVSAYTVAFGGSLLLGGRAADLIGRRRFYRLGMLLFALASLLGALAPNATLLIIARAAQGIGAALLFPATLALINTLYAEGPVRNRALAIWSMASAVGLALGTLLGGVLTQAFGWPAVLAVIVPLATACAVAAGAWLPADGPRVQGRSFDLAGCLTVTAGGSLLVTTLVQGPEWGWTAPATLICLLLSAVLLTVFVQIERRSRDPLMQFSLLRLPGLRAALGLTFAFMSSYGVQYYFLALYFQDGYGWSPLQAGMAFLLPTLVCTFGIRIAERMLRCRSPRQVLAWGFAAGAIGIAAVALAMPHGAGYWPLLPGIVVLSIGQGMSWTAMWIVAGQGVPGPQQGVASGMAATAQQIGGALGLAVLVMVANAARGTQAATSPDALQGMVNAQYGAALFAALGVVIALGLRPAAVAVVPAAGRQTQ, encoded by the coding sequence ATGCCTCCCCTCAAATACCCGCGCTGGGCGCTGACCCTGCTGGCCACCGCCCAGCTGATCATCGCCCTGGACGCCACCATCATCTTCGTCGCCCTGCATGACATGGGGCGCGCGTTGCAGATCAACGCGCAGCAGCTGCAATGGGTGGTCAGTGCCTACACCGTGGCCTTCGGCGGCAGCCTGCTGCTGGGCGGGCGTGCCGCCGATCTGATCGGCCGTCGCCGCTTCTACCGGCTGGGCATGCTGCTGTTCGCGCTGGCCTCGCTGCTGGGTGCACTGGCGCCCAATGCCACGCTGTTGATCATCGCGCGCGCGGCACAGGGCATCGGTGCTGCATTGTTGTTCCCGGCCACGTTGGCGCTGATCAACACGCTGTACGCGGAGGGCCCGGTGCGCAACCGCGCGCTGGCGATCTGGAGCATGGCCAGCGCGGTCGGGTTGGCGTTGGGCACGTTGCTGGGCGGGGTGCTGACCCAGGCGTTCGGCTGGCCGGCGGTGCTGGCGGTGATCGTGCCGTTGGCAACTGCGTGTGCGGTCGCGGCCGGCGCGTGGCTGCCGGCCGATGGCCCACGGGTGCAGGGCCGTTCATTCGACCTGGCCGGTTGCCTCACCGTCACCGCCGGCGGCAGCCTGCTGGTTACCACCCTGGTTCAGGGCCCGGAGTGGGGCTGGACGGCGCCGGCCACGCTCATCTGCCTGCTGCTTTCAGCCGTACTGTTGACGGTGTTCGTACAGATCGAAAGGCGCAGCCGAGACCCGCTGATGCAGTTTTCGCTGTTGCGCCTGCCTGGCCTGCGCGCGGCACTCGGCCTGACCTTCGCCTTCATGAGCAGCTATGGCGTGCAGTACTACTTCCTGGCGCTGTATTTCCAGGACGGCTATGGCTGGAGCCCGCTGCAGGCCGGGATGGCCTTCCTGCTGCCGACACTGGTGTGCACCTTCGGCATCCGTATTGCCGAACGCATGCTGCGGTGCCGTTCGCCACGGCAGGTGCTGGCCTGGGGATTCGCCGCCGGTGCCATCGGCATCGCCGCGGTGGCGCTGGCGATGCCGCATGGCGCCGGCTACTGGCCGCTGCTGCCGGGCATCGTGGTGCTCAGCATCGGCCAGGGCATGAGCTGGACGGCGATGTGGATCGTGGCCGGGCAGGGAGTGCCGGGTCCGCAGCAAGGTGTCGCGTCCGGCATGGCGGCCACCGCCCAGCAGATCGGCGGCGCCCTGGGATTGGCGGTACTGGTGATGGTCGCCAACGCCGCACGCGGCACGCAGGCAGCAACCAGTCCCGATGCCCTGCAGGGCATGGTCAATGCACAGTACGGCGCCGCGCTGTTCGCCGCGCTCGGCGTGGTGATCGCGCTGGGCCTGCGCCCGGCAGCGGTAGCGGTAGTGCCGGCCGCTGGCCGGCAAACGCAATGA
- a CDS encoding nitroreductase family protein, whose translation MPDPAALLALDARRSVPSRQLGEPGPDPATLQRMLASAVRVPDHGKRVPFRFLKIAGDARHTLGDFLVELSRQRDPHAGEAVFEKDRQRFSHAPLVIVVVASPRPDPKVPEQEQLMTAGCVCFALLQAAQALGFGAQWLTAWMAFDPVVQAHLGLAAGESIAGFIHIGTPKAEVPERERPDPAALLRDWTPPA comes from the coding sequence ATGCCCGACCCCGCCGCCCTGCTTGCCCTGGATGCCCGCCGCTCAGTGCCCTCGCGGCAGCTCGGCGAGCCCGGACCGGACCCGGCCACCCTGCAGCGGATGCTGGCTTCGGCGGTGCGCGTGCCCGACCACGGCAAGCGCGTGCCGTTCCGCTTCCTGAAGATCGCCGGCGATGCACGTCACACTCTGGGCGACTTCCTGGTCGAACTCAGCCGCCAGCGCGACCCGCATGCCGGCGAGGCGGTATTCGAGAAGGACCGCCAGCGCTTCAGCCACGCGCCGCTGGTGATCGTGGTGGTGGCCAGCCCGCGCCCGGACCCGAAGGTGCCCGAGCAGGAGCAGCTGATGACCGCCGGCTGCGTCTGCTTCGCCCTGCTGCAGGCGGCACAGGCGCTGGGCTTCGGCGCCCAGTGGCTGACCGCTTGGATGGCATTCGACCCCGTCGTGCAGGCCCACCTGGGCCTGGCCGCGGGCGAAAGCATCGCAGGTTTCATCCACATCGGTACGCCGAAGGCCGAGGTTCCCGAGCGCGAGCGCCCCGACCCTGCGGCGCTGCTGCGCGACTGGACGCCGCCGGCATGA
- a CDS encoding N-formylglutamate amidohydrolase, which translates to MADADLHALPALLGADDPALYTIHQPQGASPFLLLADHAGQQVPRALAGLGLPQAELDRHIGWDIGIAGTTRALAERLDAWAIEQTYSRLLIDCNRPLASPTLIPEVSDHTVVPANVGLSTAQRQQRIDAIHAPYHARIDAELDARRDAGRPTLLVMMHSFTPVMNGMQRPWQAGVLYHQDTRFAHALLQALRDEGDLVVGDNEPYSVSSTSDYAVPVHGEGRGLVHVELEIRQDLIADAAGQQAWAERLARIFSALQPQLLAAG; encoded by the coding sequence GTGGCTGACGCCGATCTGCACGCGCTGCCGGCGTTGCTGGGCGCCGATGACCCGGCGCTCTACACGATCCACCAGCCGCAGGGCGCCTCGCCGTTCCTGCTGCTGGCCGACCACGCTGGCCAGCAGGTGCCGCGCGCCCTCGCCGGCCTGGGCTTGCCGCAGGCCGAACTGGACCGCCACATCGGCTGGGACATCGGCATTGCCGGCACCACCCGCGCATTGGCCGAACGGCTCGATGCCTGGGCGATCGAACAGACCTATTCGCGGCTGCTGATCGACTGCAACCGTCCGCTGGCCTCGCCCACGCTGATTCCGGAAGTGAGCGACCACACCGTGGTGCCAGCCAATGTCGGGCTGTCGACAGCGCAGCGGCAGCAGCGCATCGATGCGATCCACGCGCCGTACCACGCGCGCATCGACGCCGAACTGGACGCGCGCCGAGATGCCGGCCGCCCCACCCTGCTGGTGATGATGCACAGCTTCACCCCGGTGATGAACGGCATGCAGCGGCCGTGGCAGGCCGGCGTGCTGTACCACCAGGACACGCGATTTGCGCATGCACTGCTGCAGGCGCTGCGCGACGAAGGCGACCTGGTGGTGGGCGACAACGAGCCGTACTCGGTGAGCAGCACCAGCGACTACGCAGTGCCGGTGCATGGCGAAGGCCGCGGCCTGGTGCACGTGGAGCTGGAAATCCGCCAGGACCTGATTGCCGATGCCGCCGGACAGCAGGCATGGGCGGAGCGGCTGGCGCGGATCTTCAGCGCGTTGCAGCCGCAGTTGCTGGCGGCCGGTTGA
- a CDS encoding LysR family transcriptional regulator, with translation MDLNAVRMLVQVAEARSFTVAAGQLGLSQSGLSRAISRLEATLGVKLLQRNTRNVALTPDGRQFVDQVSPLLAGLDDAERQLADRPCTPSGTLKISAPSMFGRKVLVPLLAPLLQQHPQLQVEAVLSDRLVDLVEEGFDAALRTGVIADQRIVARPLRPLRWVTVASPRYLERCGSPADVAALQEHACLAVRNLRSGRQVDWQFLQDGQLREFTPPTRMVFDSGDPLVEAAIAGIGIVQVMDFAVADALADGRLQRVLQPFEGRSRALSLIYPPSRQHSPKLQVLADALLAGEW, from the coding sequence ATGGACCTCAATGCCGTGCGCATGCTGGTACAGGTGGCCGAGGCACGCAGCTTCACTGTCGCTGCCGGCCAGCTCGGCCTGAGCCAGTCCGGGCTGTCGCGCGCGATCAGCCGGCTGGAAGCCACGCTGGGGGTGAAGCTGCTGCAGCGGAACACCCGCAACGTGGCACTGACCCCGGATGGCCGCCAGTTCGTCGATCAGGTCTCGCCCCTGCTGGCCGGCCTCGACGACGCCGAGCGGCAACTGGCCGACCGCCCGTGCACACCCTCGGGCACGCTGAAGATCAGCGCGCCGTCGATGTTCGGGCGCAAGGTGCTGGTGCCGCTGCTGGCGCCGCTGCTGCAGCAGCATCCGCAGCTGCAGGTGGAAGCCGTGCTCAGCGATCGTCTGGTCGACCTGGTTGAAGAAGGGTTCGATGCCGCGCTGCGCACCGGGGTCATCGCCGACCAGCGCATCGTCGCGCGTCCCCTGCGTCCGCTGCGCTGGGTAACCGTGGCCAGCCCGCGGTACCTGGAGCGCTGTGGCTCGCCGGCCGATGTGGCCGCGTTGCAGGAACATGCCTGCCTGGCGGTGCGCAACCTGCGCAGCGGCCGCCAGGTGGATTGGCAGTTCCTGCAGGACGGGCAGCTGCGTGAGTTCACCCCGCCGACGCGGATGGTGTTCGACAGCGGTGATCCGCTGGTGGAAGCGGCGATCGCCGGCATCGGCATCGTGCAGGTGATGGATTTCGCGGTGGCCGATGCGCTGGCCGATGGCCGCCTGCAACGCGTGCTGCAGCCGTTCGAAGGCCGCAGCCGTGCGCTGTCGTTGATCTACCCGCCGTCGCGCCAGCACTCACCAAAGCTGCAGGTACTGGCCGACGCGCTGCTGGCCGGAGAGTGGTAG
- a CDS encoding DUF1631 domain-containing protein has product MMSVPTPMGSPGRDPAQLQRARDMVLPALCQAFGAALARFDDALFDRAGNAGSSQLLFLDAMRELRRRREDIAAAFAGHLQRAWEALASGEPLSAETTLSGPAEDGLSLLAEHVLESRLAVRNFATVLLRDFKPVLARLDRRLGRLIGGSELDADHNPISPEHLGVAIHEAFAGCELAPEVHLVLIKLCERDLRAPVGRIYEKLDEQLAAAGVMSQMGAPRRPPSAAPDPRMASALDDLVEQRQGAGFDADFSEDEQAAPAWAQRFAARWSERRGHMQQHLPGEDSGTGEAYAGQQGMLLEALHELLQQTRHVREDATSAAQVAIGQQRPLSQREMMSVLSLLQATPSATLRAAIGEDGESLAQRLKSEVLSSATRLGVDPGQTRLDPQDEDAIDLVGMLFDVMLDERELEGRSRELIGRLVVPFVKVAMLDRRMFVQKTHPARKLLNSLAEACEGNTGESQAERMLMAKVEEIIERLVAEFNENLAIFLTLEEEFREFLVQHRRRVEIAERRAAETQRGQEKLEMARTRAGAELDRRIGDATLPPAIAEFLRQPWQHHLTLALLREGEEGASVAEALGLGDGLLEEVAEARRQIVGKPWLQAWQPALAKVFASVGVHGDAATGAIDALHDTLQGIAESRPELQRALPELPQVALPAPPVAESPAVELGGQIDADDFDNADADRFRRMEIGNWLDFVDKDGKVQAGKLSWVSPISSRLLFVNRRGVRFCVASPEELAVMVRLGRLRAHVDDGAFDSAMQGVIDRLDPGSATLH; this is encoded by the coding sequence ATGATGAGCGTGCCCACACCGATGGGATCGCCGGGGCGTGACCCGGCCCAGCTCCAGCGTGCCCGGGACATGGTCCTGCCGGCGCTGTGCCAGGCCTTCGGGGCCGCACTGGCACGGTTCGACGATGCCCTGTTCGACCGGGCCGGCAATGCCGGTTCGTCGCAGCTGCTGTTCCTGGATGCGATGCGTGAACTGCGCCGCCGCCGCGAGGATATCGCGGCCGCCTTTGCCGGCCATCTGCAGCGGGCCTGGGAGGCGCTGGCCAGCGGTGAACCGCTGTCGGCCGAAACGACCCTGTCCGGCCCGGCCGAGGACGGCCTGAGTCTGTTGGCGGAACATGTGCTGGAATCGCGGCTGGCAGTGCGCAACTTCGCCACCGTGCTGCTGCGTGACTTCAAACCGGTGCTGGCGCGGCTCGACCGCCGCCTGGGCCGGCTGATCGGTGGCAGTGAACTGGATGCCGATCACAACCCGATCAGTCCCGAGCATCTGGGTGTCGCCATCCACGAAGCTTTTGCCGGCTGTGAACTGGCCCCGGAAGTGCACCTGGTGCTGATCAAGCTGTGCGAGCGCGACCTGCGCGCACCGGTCGGCCGCATCTACGAGAAGCTTGACGAACAACTGGCTGCGGCCGGCGTGATGTCGCAGATGGGGGCGCCACGGCGTCCGCCGTCGGCCGCGCCCGACCCGCGCATGGCCTCGGCCCTGGACGACCTGGTGGAACAGCGCCAGGGCGCGGGCTTCGATGCCGACTTCAGTGAAGATGAGCAGGCCGCGCCGGCCTGGGCACAGCGCTTTGCCGCGCGCTGGTCCGAGCGGCGTGGCCACATGCAGCAGCACCTGCCGGGCGAAGACAGCGGTACTGGCGAGGCCTACGCCGGCCAGCAGGGCATGCTGCTGGAAGCGCTGCACGAACTGCTGCAGCAGACCCGCCACGTGCGCGAGGATGCAACGTCGGCCGCGCAGGTGGCGATCGGCCAGCAGCGCCCGCTCAGCCAGCGCGAGATGATGTCGGTGTTGTCGCTCCTGCAGGCCACCCCCAGTGCGACGCTGCGTGCAGCGATCGGCGAGGATGGTGAATCGCTGGCGCAGCGGTTGAAGAGTGAAGTGCTGTCCAGCGCCACCCGCCTCGGCGTCGACCCCGGCCAGACCCGGCTGGACCCGCAGGACGAAGATGCGATCGACCTGGTCGGCATGCTGTTCGACGTGATGCTGGACGAGCGCGAACTGGAAGGCCGCTCGCGCGAGCTGATCGGCCGCCTGGTGGTGCCGTTCGTCAAGGTCGCGATGCTCGACCGCCGCATGTTCGTGCAGAAGACCCACCCGGCCCGCAAGCTGCTCAATTCGCTGGCCGAGGCCTGCGAAGGCAACACCGGCGAGAGCCAGGCCGAGCGCATGCTGATGGCAAAGGTCGAGGAAATCATTGAGCGCCTGGTGGCCGAGTTCAACGAGAACCTGGCGATCTTCCTGACCCTGGAAGAAGAATTCCGCGAGTTCCTGGTGCAGCATCGCCGCCGTGTGGAAATCGCCGAGCGCCGTGCTGCCGAGACCCAGCGCGGCCAGGAAAAGCTGGAAATGGCCCGTACCCGTGCCGGCGCCGAGCTGGATCGCCGTATCGGTGACGCCACTTTGCCGCCGGCCATCGCCGAGTTCCTGCGCCAGCCGTGGCAGCACCACCTGACCCTGGCGCTGCTGCGCGAAGGCGAGGAGGGCGCGTCGGTGGCCGAGGCCCTGGGCCTGGGCGACGGCCTGCTGGAGGAAGTGGCCGAGGCCCGCCGCCAGATCGTCGGCAAGCCGTGGCTGCAGGCCTGGCAGCCGGCGCTGGCCAAGGTGTTCGCCAGTGTCGGCGTACATGGTGACGCGGCCACCGGCGCCATCGACGCCCTGCATGACACCCTGCAGGGCATTGCCGAGTCCCGTCCGGAGCTGCAGCGCGCGCTGCCGGAGCTGCCGCAGGTCGCACTGCCGGCACCGCCGGTGGCCGAGTCGCCGGCAGTGGAACTGGGGGGGCAGATCGATGCCGATGACTTCGACAATGCCGACGCCGATCGCTTCCGTCGCATGGAAATCGGCAACTGGCTGGACTTCGTCGACAAGGATGGCAAGGTCCAGGCCGGCAAGCTGTCCTGGGTCAGTCCGATCTCTTCGCGCCTGCTGTTCGTGAACCGCCGCGGTGTGCGCTTCTGCGTGGCCTCGCCGGAAGAGCTGGCGGTGATGGTGCGGCTGGGCCGCCTGCGTGCCCACGTTGATGATGGCGCCTTCGACAGCGCGATGCAGGGTGTGATCGATCGATTGGACCCGGGCAGCGCCACCCTGCATTGA